A window of the Zeugodacus cucurbitae isolate PBARC_wt_2022May chromosome 2, idZeuCucr1.2, whole genome shotgun sequence genome harbors these coding sequences:
- the LOC128924110 gene encoding trypsin-like, with protein MNQLLVCSFLLAIASSYASVVPAPSYVVSVQGDDDGAIICGGVLIDKRFVLTTAQCLAFYNPERLVVSVNDGAQIIKLASYTFASNFDFVTMEDNIGLMRLAEPANANVIKVAEQQPKTGANGVAYSWGANHRLDSVGVKLVSTGDCASGKYGWSEDEIFNTMVCGLVKNNKSCVPRFGNPVVSNNKLVGLTSWGGCGNNGKAAILTDVPSLRSWIDSAIKKLEQ; from the coding sequence ATGAATCAACTACTCGTTTGCAGTTTCTTGCTGGCGATTGCATCGTCATACGCCTCCGTTGTACCAGCACCTTCCTATGTCGTTTCTGTTCAAGGAGACGATGATGGCGCAATCATCTGCGGTGGTGTGCTGATCGACAAGAGATTCGTTCTGACCACAGCACAGTGTTTGGCTTTCTACAACCCTGAAAGATTGGTGGTTTCTGTAAACGATGGCGCTCAGATCATTAAACTTGCATCTTACACTTTCGCTTCGAATTTCGATTTCGTTACCATGGAAGATAATATTGGCCTTATGAGATTGGCAGAACCAGCGAATGCTAATGTCATTAAAGTGGCtgaacaacaaccaaaaactgGTGCCAACGGTGTAGCCTATAGTTGGGGTGCCAACCACAGGCTCGACAGTGTCGGTGTTAAACTCGTAAGCACAGGCGATTGCGCTTCCGGAAAGTATGGCTGGAGTGAAGATGAAATATTCAATACGATGGTATGTGGCCTGGTGAAAAACAACAAGTCATGTGTCCCACGTTTCGGCAACCCCGTAGTATCTAATAACAAGCTGGTTGGTTTGACTTCATGGGGTGGTTGTGGCAACAACGGAAAAGCAGCTATCTTGACCGATGTACCATCTCTACGTTCATGGATCGATAGTGCCATAAAGAAGTTGgagcaataa